One Nocardioides luti DNA window includes the following coding sequences:
- a CDS encoding TldD/PmbA family protein: protein MSGPGLDPTFSSLPYRSLGDAALQRARELGVSHADFRFERVRYQRLGVRDGVLQGASDTEDLGFAVRVIHHGSWGFASGVFLTTDEAVRVTESAVAVALVAAEMTSTPIEIAPEPVHDDVTWVSSYDVNPLEVPVAEKAAVLIDWTDRLRTGAAVDHASAYLLQVQENKYYADLAGTRTTQQRVRLQPGFEAMGAGADTFDSMASIAPPVGRGWEYLTDGSWDWDDEIDQVPELLAEKLKAPSIEAGSYDLVIHPSNLWLTIHESIGHATELDRALGYEANYAGTSFATYDKLGTLQYGSGVMNVTGDRTVEHGLATIGYDDEGVETQSWDIVRDGVLVGYQLDRPMAHMKPELNPGPDGRGRSNGCAYADSPGHIPIQRMANVSLQPAPDGPSTEELIGRVERGLYIVGDKSWSIDMQRFNFQFTGQRFYTITDGELVGQVRDVAYQATTTEFWGSMEAVGGPETWVLGGAFNCGKAQPGQVASVSHGCPTSLFRGVNILNTNDEAGK, encoded by the coding sequence ATGAGTGGACCCGGCCTCGATCCGACCTTCAGCTCGCTGCCCTACCGCTCGCTCGGGGACGCCGCCCTGCAGCGGGCCCGGGAGCTCGGCGTCTCGCACGCGGACTTCCGCTTCGAGCGGGTTCGCTACCAACGGCTCGGCGTCCGCGACGGCGTCCTGCAGGGTGCGAGCGACACCGAGGACCTCGGCTTCGCGGTCCGGGTCATCCACCACGGCTCGTGGGGCTTCGCGTCGGGGGTCTTCCTCACGACCGACGAGGCCGTGCGGGTGACCGAGAGCGCGGTCGCCGTCGCCCTGGTCGCCGCCGAGATGACCAGCACGCCGATCGAGATCGCCCCCGAGCCGGTCCACGACGACGTCACCTGGGTGTCGTCGTACGACGTGAACCCGCTCGAGGTGCCGGTCGCCGAGAAGGCCGCCGTCCTCATCGACTGGACCGACCGGCTGCGCACCGGCGCCGCGGTCGACCACGCCTCGGCGTACCTCCTCCAGGTGCAGGAGAACAAGTACTACGCCGACCTGGCCGGCACCCGCACGACGCAGCAGCGGGTGCGGCTGCAGCCGGGCTTCGAGGCGATGGGCGCGGGCGCCGACACGTTCGACTCGATGGCGTCGATCGCGCCGCCGGTCGGGCGCGGGTGGGAATACCTCACCGACGGCAGCTGGGACTGGGACGACGAGATCGACCAGGTCCCCGAGCTGCTCGCCGAGAAGCTCAAGGCCCCGAGCATCGAGGCCGGGAGCTACGACCTGGTCATCCACCCGTCGAACCTGTGGCTCACGATCCACGAGTCGATCGGGCACGCCACCGAGCTGGACCGCGCGCTCGGCTACGAGGCCAACTACGCCGGCACGTCGTTCGCGACGTACGACAAGCTCGGGACCCTGCAGTACGGCTCCGGCGTCATGAACGTCACCGGCGACCGGACGGTCGAGCACGGCCTCGCCACGATCGGCTACGACGACGAGGGCGTCGAGACCCAGAGCTGGGACATCGTGCGCGACGGCGTGCTGGTGGGCTACCAGCTGGACCGCCCCATGGCGCACATGAAGCCCGAGCTCAACCCCGGGCCGGACGGTCGGGGCCGGTCCAACGGCTGTGCCTACGCCGACTCGCCCGGCCACATCCCGATCCAGCGGATGGCCAACGTCTCGCTGCAGCCGGCGCCCGACGGCCCCAGCACCGAGGAGCTGATCGGGCGCGTCGAGCGCGGCCTCTACATCGTCGGCGACAAGTCGTGGTCCATCGACATGCAGCGCTTCAACTTCCAGTTCACCGGGCAGCGGTTCTACACGATCACCGACGGCGAGCTCGTGGGCCAGGTCCGCGACGTCGCCTACCAGGCCACGACCACGGAGTTCTGGGGCTCGATGGAGGCCGTCGGCGGCCCGGAGACCTGGGTGCTCGGCGGCGCCTTCAACTGCGGCAAGGCCCAGCCCGGCCAGGTCGCGAGCGTCAGCCACGGCTGCCCGACGTCGCTGTTCCGCGGCGTCAACATCCTCAACACCAACGACGAGGCAGGCAAGTGA